ttaaaggaatctgCGGAATGGCCTGTGTATTTGAATGCCGGGCAGCAAACTGGATCTCTTTgctgcttccccctcccccaataAAGGAACAAGATATATAGGGCCAGTTGGATCACCCattgtaattttatttgaaatcatGATCGGCAGATTGCGTGAAAAACAAGGAATTCCAAAGAATTTCCTGCTCTGGGAACAGAAGTTAAGTCTATATTTAACAACATTTGAAGCTGTCAAGAATGCTTTGTGGTTGGATAACAGAggcagaaaaatgttaaaaacgcAGGCTACTGCTATACCCAAATATGGAAATATTGTTACGTCTGGTGTCTGATTCACCATCTGGAAATACTTACAACCATGAAGTCAAATAGAAAAGACGCCACAGCAGAAGCCAGGAACCCTCctctccattctctctctccatcACCTCCTCCCACCCAGTACTGTGCCTacacaccccctcccctcctcccaggaaGGAAACAATGAAACACTAGGGGGGGGGGGTTCTAATAATTGATGAATTGGCTTGCCCTAAGGAGTAAGGCCCAGACTTTTCTCCCTTTATTTGCATAACACCTGACAAGCCATTGTCTTGAAAAGTCCCCACCCCCAGAGAGCCTCAGAGAGCCCTCCAGCAAATACCTCTTCAGTTTATGAAAGAGCacttttgaatgaatgaacttaACTCTTTCCTGCAACAATTGTCTTCATTGGAGTGTTTTCATCCCAATAGCTCCTCATTGGGTTCATCAGAATAATTCACAGAAAAGTCAGCACTGTAGGCCTCCCTAACCAAGACTGCAAAAATGCGAAGACTGAACAGccctaaatattaaaaaggaagagTGGTCATACTAAAGCATATACGAAGGGGAACCAGACATAAagcttttctttaaattatacaagaagataatttttgaaacttttaggaaaaataaaccaCACTAACACATTGGTGATGTTCATATAAATTGTCTTGTGAGGGGTCCCTTACTGTGCGTTCATGGTAGAACAGGATCTTAAAATCTGTTgacatttttattaaagcatGTTACAtcctaaattctttatttttctgtacttaGGCATTGCAATTCATTTGAAATGGAAGGTTTCCGAAGGTTCCCAAGGAAAGGAATTAAAGATCCCGCAAAACTTTCAGCTGTAAGGATTCTACCTTTTCCAGAGATCTACCGGGCACAACTATACTGCTGAAATCTGTTTGGGCCTGGCAGCATTCGTAGGTGATGATTTCAAGCCAAATCACTCCACGGTGGTCCCCTCGACTTCTGGCTCACTGCTTAGTTCACATCCCCGGCTGCCCGcggagggaggctgggagggtTTACCCGGTCTCCCGCATCCGTAAGGAAGTATAAGTCAGCCTCCCGGAGAACTCCCAGAGTTTCCTCTTGGACTTCCAACCCAGGCAGTGGGCTGGAACTAAAGTGGGAacctccaaaaacaaacaagtacAACATACCAAGGAGGGGGGTGGTGAAGGGGGGGAAGACCTCTGCCTGGGAATTTGCCAGGCGATGAGGGAAGTTGATGTTTTCCCCCTCTCATTCATAAATGCCACTGTGGGTATTAATTTGCAATACATTTAACTGGGCTAATAAACATCATGCCAAAGCTTTGGGACTTGATCCGAGCATGCCTCTTTGAAGTCCACAAATAGATTTCAGGCCCAGAGACACACTCCCCCCTCCCCGTTGGATTCTCAATAGATAACTTGACTCTCACCTTCGCTGTAAACAAGCAAACAACTCTCTGCTTTCCTGGGTGAGGGCTTCCGTGGCTGCCCGGTCAACCCTGCATCACCAAACAAAACGACTTTTGTTCCTCCCTCTCAGGTCCTCCCACCCTCCATGTCCTGGCAAAGTTGTGAACAATCCCCTCCGCCCCTCTACGACCcttccatcaccatcaccatcatcacggCCAAAGGATCCCTCCCAAATGGAAGTCGTTAAGTGGAAAAAACGGATTGTTTTCTTGATGGATtcgggaccaaaaaaaaaaaaaaggtgcaatgGAGCCAGGGGAGGCGCTTGGCAGCGGCCCGCGCCAACCAACATTCCTGAGATGTTTGAGAATTCTGGAACGCGCAGACAGAGCCGACGTCACTGCAACACGCGGCGCCGCCGCTGGCCGGTATAAAAGGCGGGCTCCGGGCGCCTGGGCAGACCGCGAGCGAGAGCGCCCCAGAGCAGCGCCCGCGCCCTCAGTGCCTCCTCCGCAAGAACCTCGAGAGAAGGACGCCCGCAGCCAGACGCTCAACGCTTCGGCCCTCGCGTGGTTGCTCACCCGATCTACAGCGCAGACCCAGCCGCGCCGGGCCTGTCCACTGTGCACCAGTTCGTTGGAGTCCTTGTAGCCGCGATCGTCCCAGCTCCTCCTGCGCGCCACAATGAGCTCCCGCACCGCCAGGGCGCTCGCCGTCGCCGTCACCCTTCTCCATTTGACCAGGCTGGTGAGTTGGACTCTTTTGCCACCGCTTTCCCGTCGGCTGTCCGGTCCCTTTCCGTTGTCCCAGATTGCCCACGTCAGGAAAAAGCTAGACTAAAAAGTTTGGAGGCGTTTAAAGGTAGCTGTTTCTTTAAGCCCCTAGATGACTTGTCGGGGCCTCTTGATGGGCGAAGCCGCTGGAGTGGCCGGGAGGGCTGGATGGATCAGAGACTTCCAGTCGATAGAGTCAGAGACCCCCCTTCCCTTCCCGGGGCAGCCTGGGCGCTTCTCCTGCTCACCGCAGCGAGGCTCATCTGTTTCTTCTCCCGCTTCCAGGCGCTCTCCACCTGCCCCGCCGCCTGCCAGTGCCCCCTGGAGGTGCCCAAGTGCGCCCCGGGAGTTGGGCTGGTCAGGGACGGCTGTGGCTGCTGCAAGGTCTGCGCCAAGCAGCTCAACGAGGACTGCAGCAAAATGCAGCCCTGCGACCACACCAAGGGGCTGGAATGCAATTTCGGCGCCAGCTCCACCGCTCTGAAGGGGATCTGCAGAGGTAAGATGCTTGTGGTTtggcccctttaaaaaaaataatagtccCCATAGTCCAGAAGTTTAGTAATTTTGAGACCATGTATGGTGATGCTTTGTTGTTGGTAGCTTGGCAGAAAGGCACATGATTTCAGCAGTCTGGAATGCAATTCAGTGTGTCTGGGCCCAACGAAAAGCGCATACGGAAAAGTGATTCCTGACTAACTTATTGTTCTGGTCTGGAGTCTCAGGGGAATTGTAGGGAACTTTACCATAAATTGAATTTAACGGCAGAAAATATGCATGAGCTTCAGGCCATGATTGAGAATCTTAGCCttatcctctctctctttctcttttgatgATCTTTGCAGCTCAGTCAGAGGGCAGACCCTGTGAATATAACTCCAGAATCTATCAGAACGGGGAAAGCTTCCAGCCCAACTGTAAACATCAGTGCACTTGTATAGATGGCGCAGTGGGCTGCATTCCTCTGTGTCCCCAAGAACTGTCTCTCCCCAACTTGGGCTGTCCCAATCCCCGGCTGGTCAAAGTCACCGGACAGTGCTGCGAGGAGTGGGTCTGTGATGAGGATGGTGGCAAGGACCCCATGGATGACCAGGATGATCTCCTCGGCAAGGGACTGGGATTCGATGCCTCCGAGGTGGAGTTAACGAGAAACAATGAATTAATTGCAGTTGGAAAAGGAGGCTTGCTGAAGCGGCTCCCTGGTAAGTAGACTGAGCCCTTAAGATAATGTACTGAAACACATTCCTAGTCTGAAGTTTCAGGCACTAGTACTTGGATCTTTGTGTGTCAGCATGCCTCTGAGAAATccattttgtttctctctctagTCTTTGGCATGGAACCTCGAATCCTTTACAACCCTTTGCATGGCCAGAAATGTATTGTTCAAACAACTTCATGGTCCCAGTGCTCAAAGACCTGTGGAACTGGTATCTCTACACGAGTTACCAATGACAACCCTGAATGCCGCCTGGTGAAAGAAACCCGGATCTGTGAAGTGCGGCCTTGTGGACAGCCTGTGTACAGCAGCCTGAAAGTAAGTTCCTTAAGTGCCTTGGGGACTGTTCCTGCTAGCAGGTGGGATGAAAACCCTTctttcaagaaagagaaatattatcCCTGACTTGcctttctgcttctttcttaCAGAAGGGCAAGAAATGCAGCAAGACCAAGAAAGCCCTTGAACCAGTCAGGTATACTTACGCTGGATGTTCGAGTGTGAAGAAGTACCGGCCCAAGTACTGTGGCTCTTGTGTGGACGGCCGATGCTGCACACCTCAGCAGACCAGGACTGTCAAGATGAGGTTCCGCTGCGAAGATGGGGAGACGTTTTCCAAGAACGTCATGATGATCCAGTCCTGCAAATGCAACTACAACTGCCCACATGCCAACGAGGCAGCATTTCCCTTCTACAGGCTGTTCAATGACATTCACAAATTTAGGGACTAAATGCTACCGGGGTTTCCAGTGCCAGGGTGGACAAAGGAGGGATTGGAGTGTAAGAATCACGGAGACATGGGTGGGGGCGGTGTGGGTGAAGGGACTCTTGTAGAAGGGATGCCTTGCTCGTTCTTGAGTAGCATTGAGGTATTTCGAAACTGCCAAGGGGGCTGGTTCAGATGGACACTAATGCAGCCGCGATTGGAGATTACTTTGCTTCATAGTATTGGAGCACATCTTACTGCTTCATTTTGGAGCTTGTGGTGTTGATGACgttctgttttctgtttgtaaATTATTTGCTAAGCATATTTTTCTCtaggcttttttttcccccctttgggtTCTACAGTTGTAATAGAGATAATAAGATTGGTTGGGCAGTGGAAGCCTTCGTTTGTCCTTTGGCAGAAGTAAATGGGAGggccttccctcccttcctgagGGGGACACTCTATGAGTGTCCGTTAGAGGCAGCTACCTGCACTCGAAACTGCAAACAGAAATCAGGTGTTTTAAgactgaatgtttttatttatcaaaatgtagcttttgggggggaggggaaatGTAATACTGGAATAATTtgtaaatgattttaattttatattcagtgaaaagaaattatttatggaattaatcatttaataaagaaatatttacctAATTGAGTGTatgctattaaatatttttataaaccatCTCGAGTTATTGGGAGCAATCTAGCTGATGTATTCAGTCTTCAAACAggatttattgagtgcctactgtatgTCAGGAGCTATTTTAGGTACTTTATTGGGATATGGCAATGAATTAGACTATGAAAGAAAATACGACAATGATTGTCTTTGAaaatcttttgagaaatatctttgcATATAAAGTAATCTGTTTGGAAAATTTGTATTGAACCGTAGGCTTGTATGAAGTATAAGAGGAAATCTGAAGctaaatttgtgatttttaaaaaatgctttattttcataAGAATTCAAAGCCTAAGGATCTCCATCATTCTATGAGATAAGTGTGGTAAAATCATTTTAGTCATCAGGTTATTGTACATGTCAATTCAAAAGAGGCAAGAGAAACCCTTTAAATGAAAACAGTTTATAACGTGGGCTACCCACATGTAAATTCATGAGCAAGACAAAGTGtgactgaatagtatattataaCAGGTCACTTGTTTGTAACTTTGTATTTTCCCAGTACTGTTCTTCAAAATTAGGACAGCTACTTTAAGGTTCACCCTTGGCTgatatcagagagaaaaaaattggaatcTATAGTAGAAGTCAGTTTGTTTTCAATAAGTAAGTTTGAAGCAATGGCTTGTGTTAATCCTAATAAACCAGTGATTAGGCAAACATGCTGTTAAATGCAAAGGAATGCAAGGAATTTCAAGTGCTTTTCCAATAGCTGAAGACTAAGCTACCCATCcccctttcctttttataatatacattatattgATGGGGGAGGGAATAGTTAGGTAGACTTGGCTTATCCAAAAGGTCAAAGGCTAGACACAGAGCATTCCTAAGAGAAATCATGGTTTAGGGGAGGTGGAGAGGACTGCATCAATGTTTGTGAAAATGTTGGTAGCCTGTGTTAGAAAAAATCCACATCTTCAGAAAGCTCTGACAATAAACCTTTTATAGGGAGAACTTTTCCTTTCATCGTCAGTCTTGGCTCCTGTTCAAATCCATAGTGAAATATTTCAGTCTGCACTTGGTTAAGAGAGTACTTGAATTTTTAGGCCTAAGAGAAAGTGCTTTAAGTGGGGGTTGGGAAAGAGACAGCTTCTGGGATTCTAAAAGGgactttcaaaataattaatattgatGATTTAATGAAGACCAACAGAAAAACACTGTTGAAGCAACTGTTTTAAAACCCTTATGAGATGCATAAAGGTTAATGTAAATGTGCTAGAAAAATCTATGGTCAAAATGCTGATTTTGACATGTTCTGCCTGAAATATTACAACTTGTGCCTACTGAATAGTCAGTTTTTCTTGCCCGAGGCATTCTAATTTTAAGGTATTTGGGATTTAAACACCACCTGGCCCAAGTTTTGGATGCAGTTAAACTTGTCAGTGCAATATAACATGTGAAACATAATAAAGGTGTGAGGTTTTAGTGGTGCAATCTTGCTGAACAGACAGCGAAATCCACGGGCAAGATTTACACATTCCCAGGCACCAATCCCAAGGTATTGCCTTCCAACACTAAAGCCAACAAATTGCTTCTTATGCAGGGATCAAGGAGCAATATTTTATAGATCCTTTAAGTGTGTGGGGAGGTAATAACTGTTCAAATAAGCTCAAATGTGAAACAAAACCTACATGGGAAAACATTGGTCTTTGGGCCATT
This sequence is a window from Marmota flaviventris isolate mMarFla1 chromosome 10, mMarFla1.hap1, whole genome shotgun sequence. Protein-coding genes within it:
- the Ccn1 gene encoding CCN family member 1; the encoded protein is MSSRTARALAVAVTLLHLTRLALSTCPAACQCPLEVPKCAPGVGLVRDGCGCCKVCAKQLNEDCSKMQPCDHTKGLECNFGASSTALKGICRAQSEGRPCEYNSRIYQNGESFQPNCKHQCTCIDGAVGCIPLCPQELSLPNLGCPNPRLVKVTGQCCEEWVCDEDGGKDPMDDQDDLLGKGLGFDASEVELTRNNELIAVGKGGLLKRLPVFGMEPRILYNPLHGQKCIVQTTSWSQCSKTCGTGISTRVTNDNPECRLVKETRICEVRPCGQPVYSSLKKGKKCSKTKKALEPVRYTYAGCSSVKKYRPKYCGSCVDGRCCTPQQTRTVKMRFRCEDGETFSKNVMMIQSCKCNYNCPHANEAAFPFYRLFNDIHKFRD